The proteins below come from a single Anderseniella sp. Alg231-50 genomic window:
- the argF gene encoding ornithine carbamoyltransferase, with protein sequence MSDTTKSFLDISGVSTDDLNAILSGALSAKRARAGLPKGVADGQRPLEGHLLAMIFEKPSTRTRVSFDVAIRQLGGESLVLSAADLQLGRGETVADTARVLSRMVDAIMLRTHGEEKLHELAAEATVPVINGLTDASHPCQIMADLLTLQEHKGAISGRSVAWVGDGNNVLTSWIHAAGKLDFELRVATPPELAPDKAALEWAKDNGVRLHLGTDPQQAVSGADCVVTDTWVSMNDQDATNRHNLLMPYQVNDALMARADKDAVFMHCLPAHREEEVTGSVIDGAKSVVFDEAENRLHAQKAILRWCLGKL encoded by the coding sequence ATGTCTGACACAACGAAATCATTTTTGGATATCTCGGGCGTCTCCACCGATGACCTCAATGCAATACTGTCCGGCGCATTGTCCGCAAAGCGCGCCCGCGCCGGATTGCCAAAGGGCGTCGCAGACGGCCAGCGCCCGCTTGAGGGTCATCTGCTGGCCATGATTTTCGAAAAACCGTCTACCCGGACGCGGGTGTCTTTCGACGTTGCCATCCGGCAACTCGGTGGTGAGTCACTTGTGCTGTCGGCTGCCGACCTGCAGCTTGGCCGCGGCGAGACCGTGGCAGACACGGCCCGGGTGCTGTCGCGCATGGTGGATGCCATCATGTTGCGCACCCATGGTGAGGAAAAACTGCACGAACTGGCCGCAGAAGCAACGGTGCCGGTGATCAACGGGCTGACCGATGCATCACATCCCTGCCAGATCATGGCGGATTTGCTCACGCTGCAGGAGCACAAGGGCGCGATTTCCGGCCGGTCCGTTGCCTGGGTCGGTGACGGCAACAATGTACTGACCTCGTGGATACATGCGGCCGGCAAGCTGGATTTCGAACTCCGCGTGGCAACACCGCCGGAGCTGGCGCCCGACAAGGCAGCGCTTGAATGGGCCAAGGACAACGGCGTCAGGCTGCATCTGGGAACCGACCCTCAGCAAGCTGTCTCCGGTGCCGACTGCGTGGTCACCGACACCTGGGTTTCGATGAACGACCAGGACGCAACAAACCGTCATAATCTTCTGATGCCCTATCAGGTAAACGATGCCCTCATGGCGCGCGCGGATAAAGACGCCGTCTTCATGCACTGCCTGCCGGCTCACCGGGAAGAAGAGGTCACAGGCTCCGTCATTGACGGCGCGAAGTCCGTGGTCTTTGACGAGGCGGAAAACCGGCTCCACGCGCAGAAAGCCATCCTGCGCTGGTGTCTCGGCAAGCTGTAG
- a CDS encoding acetylornithine transaminase: MTQAVLPTYNRTAFSIESGEGAWVKASDGRTLLDFGAGVAVNALGHCHPHLVDTLKKQAEKLWHTSNLYRIPDGERLAERLCEATFADTMFFTNSGAEAMECSIKMARKYHAACGHPEKYRLITFEGAFHGRTLATIAAGGQQKYIDGFGPAVDGFDQVPFADHEAVENAIGPETAGILVEPIQGEGGIRTVPAKCLKGLRELCDKHGILLVFDEIQCGMGRTGKLFAHQHSSIAPDIMASAKGIGGGFPLGACLATSEAAKGMVAGSHGSTYGGNPMAMAIGNAVLDIVLEDGFLDHVGQMSLLLSQKLAGLTDEFPDILAGGRGSGLMLGLECKLPNTDVQAACVANDLLVIGAGDNVVRLLPPLNISADEVSQAVARIEAACRQLRSSTASN; encoded by the coding sequence ATGACACAAGCTGTTCTGCCGACATATAATCGCACGGCGTTTTCCATTGAAAGCGGCGAAGGTGCGTGGGTAAAGGCATCTGACGGGCGCACGCTGCTTGATTTCGGGGCGGGTGTCGCGGTCAATGCGCTTGGTCACTGCCATCCGCATCTGGTTGACACCCTGAAAAAACAGGCTGAAAAGCTGTGGCACACGTCAAACCTGTATCGCATTCCCGACGGCGAACGCCTGGCCGAGCGTCTCTGCGAGGCAACCTTTGCTGACACCATGTTCTTCACCAATTCCGGTGCGGAAGCGATGGAGTGTTCCATCAAGATGGCGCGCAAGTACCACGCAGCCTGCGGTCACCCTGAAAAATACCGTCTGATCACATTCGAAGGTGCCTTTCATGGCCGCACCCTGGCCACCATCGCCGCCGGTGGTCAGCAAAAGTACATAGACGGATTTGGCCCTGCCGTTGACGGCTTTGACCAGGTGCCGTTTGCTGATCACGAGGCTGTTGAAAACGCCATTGGGCCTGAAACAGCCGGTATTCTGGTTGAACCGATACAGGGTGAGGGCGGCATCAGGACAGTGCCTGCCAAATGCCTGAAAGGCTTGCGCGAACTGTGCGACAAGCACGGCATCCTGCTGGTGTTCGATGAAATCCAGTGTGGAATGGGACGTACCGGCAAGCTGTTTGCTCATCAGCATTCGTCTATTGCGCCGGATATCATGGCGTCGGCGAAAGGCATCGGCGGTGGTTTTCCGCTGGGAGCCTGCCTTGCCACATCAGAGGCCGCCAAGGGCATGGTCGCAGGGTCTCACGGCTCTACCTATGGCGGCAACCCGATGGCCATGGCAATCGGCAATGCCGTACTCGACATCGTTCTGGAAGACGGCTTTCTGGATCATGTGGGCCAGATGTCATTGTTGTTGAGCCAGAAGCTTGCTGGCCTGACAGACGAATTCCCGGATATCCTTGCCGGGGGGCGCGGCAGCGGACTGATGCTCGGCCTGGAATGCAAGCTTCCAAACACCGACGTTCAGGCAGCCTGTGTTGCCAATGATCTTCTGGTTATTGGTGCAGGCGACAATGTCGTGCGCCTGCTGCCGCCGCTGAATATTAGCGCCGATGAAGTTTCCCAGGCGGTTGCGCGCATTGAAGCAGCTTGCCGCCAGCTTCGATCATCGACTGCCAGCAACTAG
- the phoU gene encoding phosphate signaling complex protein PhoU, with amino-acid sequence MTTHIVSAFDEDLGKLRNLIAQMGGLAEDQFGKAIEALSTSDRTKAEHIIAADDKIDALEKEVEDNAIKLIAMRQPMAADLRAIMVAIRISSDLERIGDLAKNIAKRTLAVNEPLPRSVNAGMSRMADLALEQLADVLDAYASLDTQKANDVWHNDSRIDTLYNSVFRELLTYMMEDARTIGMCTHLLFGAKNIERIGDHTTNIAENIHYLVTGDTLDGPRPKEDSTSLTPIEARAKK; translated from the coding sequence ATGACCACGCACATTGTTTCTGCATTCGATGAGGATCTCGGAAAGCTGCGCAATCTGATTGCCCAGATGGGCGGCCTGGCGGAAGATCAGTTCGGCAAGGCCATTGAGGCATTGTCCACGTCGGATCGCACCAAGGCGGAGCATATCATTGCAGCCGACGACAAGATCGATGCCCTGGAAAAGGAAGTCGAGGACAACGCCATCAAGCTGATCGCCATGCGCCAGCCCATGGCGGCAGATTTGCGCGCCATCATGGTTGCCATCCGCATTTCGTCCGACCTGGAGCGGATCGGCGATTTGGCCAAGAACATCGCCAAGAGGACGCTTGCCGTGAACGAGCCACTGCCGCGCTCGGTCAATGCGGGGATGAGCCGGATGGCGGACCTTGCCCTGGAACAACTGGCCGATGTGCTGGATGCCTACGCCAGTCTTGATACCCAGAAGGCCAACGATGTCTGGCATAATGACAGCCGCATCGACACTCTCTACAATTCGGTGTTTCGCGAACTTTTGACCTATATGATGGAAGACGCGCGCACCATCGGCATGTGCACCCACCTGCTGTTCGGCGCCAAGAACATTGAACGCATCGGGGATCACACCACCAATATTGCTGAAAACATCCATTATCTGGTGACCGGCGATACGCTGGACGGACCCCGGCCAAAGGAGGACAGCACCTCCCTGACCCCTATCGAGGCGCGTGCCAAGAAGTAA
- the pstC gene encoding phosphate ABC transporter permease subunit PstC, which produces MLVLVAVLVVLAFFYGKSRGSALGGTAGQLHSLPYYHGYFVALMVAIPLLLIAVLWPALGGAYITSQALSALPADLQPANELARDAVMRDIRLIASGAITDADRLSAYPQGVRAAGEVFGNLRSVSGWLQLAVALLVGVGTAVLASRKLSIKFRARNSVERIFLVVLIACSAVAILTTVGIVFSVIFETFRFFAKVPVTEFLFGTQWSPQTALRADQVGSSGAFGAVPLFIGTTLVMFIAMCVAGPIGLFAAIYMAEYASPRARSVAKPILEVLAGIPTVVFGFFAALSVAPLIRRWGESIGLEVASESALAAGIVMGVMIIPFMSSLSDDVINAVPQSLRDGSYAMGATKSETVKKVVLPAALPGIVSAFMLSVSRAVGETMIVVMAAGLAAHAVSWDLIETFNPLQAVTTVTVQIATLLVGDQEFDSSKTLSAFALGFVLFFFTLILNMIALRVVSRFKEQYD; this is translated from the coding sequence ATGCTTGTCCTTGTTGCCGTTCTGGTCGTATTGGCGTTCTTTTATGGAAAGTCGCGCGGCTCGGCGCTGGGCGGCACGGCGGGCCAGTTGCATTCTCTGCCCTATTATCATGGTTACTTCGTCGCCCTCATGGTGGCCATTCCGCTGTTGCTGATCGCGGTGTTATGGCCTGCCCTCGGCGGGGCCTACATCACAAGTCAGGCACTGTCTGCCTTGCCTGCGGACCTGCAGCCGGCCAACGAACTGGCGCGCGATGCAGTCATGCGCGACATTCGGTTGATCGCATCAGGCGCGATTACTGATGCCGATCGTTTAAGTGCCTATCCTCAAGGCGTGCGTGCTGCAGGTGAGGTGTTCGGAAACCTCCGGTCCGTGTCGGGCTGGCTGCAACTTGCCGTCGCCTTGCTGGTCGGTGTCGGCACAGCCGTCCTTGCGTCGCGAAAATTGTCCATCAAGTTCCGCGCCCGCAATTCCGTGGAGCGCATTTTCCTGGTGGTGCTGATTGCCTGTTCGGCAGTCGCCATCCTGACCACTGTTGGAATCGTGTTCTCGGTCATATTCGAAACCTTTCGGTTTTTCGCCAAGGTTCCGGTTACCGAGTTCCTGTTCGGCACCCAGTGGAGCCCGCAGACAGCCTTGCGTGCAGACCAGGTAGGATCGTCCGGTGCATTCGGTGCGGTGCCGCTGTTCATCGGGACCACGCTGGTCATGTTTATTGCCATGTGCGTGGCGGGGCCGATCGGATTGTTTGCGGCCATTTACATGGCTGAATACGCCAGCCCGCGCGCGCGCTCGGTCGCCAAGCCGATACTGGAAGTCCTGGCTGGCATTCCAACGGTCGTGTTCGGCTTCTTTGCAGCCCTGTCCGTCGCTCCGCTGATACGCCGATGGGGTGAGAGCATCGGCCTGGAAGTGGCATCTGAGAGCGCTTTGGCTGCGGGCATCGTCATGGGCGTGATGATCATTCCGTTCATGTCGTCACTGTCTGACGATGTCATCAACGCCGTGCCGCAATCCTTGCGGGACGGGTCCTACGCCATGGGCGCCACCAAGTCTGAGACGGTGAAAAAAGTGGTGTTGCCAGCCGCGCTGCCGGGCATTGTGTCGGCCTTCATGCTGTCTGTCTCCCGTGCTGTCGGAGAGACCATGATCGTGGTCATGGCGGCCGGTCTTGCAGCCCATGCGGTCAGTTGGGACCTGATCGAGACATTCAATCCGCTGCAGGCAGTGACAACGGTCACCGTGCAGATTGCGACCCTCCTGGTTGGCGATCAGGAATTCGACAGCTCGAAAACGCTATCGGCATTTGCACTCGGCTTCGTCCTGTTCTTCTTCACGCTCATTTTGAACATGATCGCCCTGCGCGTCGTGTCGCGCTTTAAGGAACAGTATGACTGA
- a CDS encoding substrate-binding domain-containing protein, with protein MLKRTLLTATVALAAIAAASAAQARDQIRIVGSSTVYPFTTAVAEQFGKSAGKTPVVESTGTGGGMKLFCAGVGAEHPDLSNASRAIKKSEFEMCQKNGVTDIIEIKVGFDGITFSHSKGASDVTLSKQQIFLALAKEVPGADGKMVPNPNKLWSDIDASLPANKIEVLGPPPTSGTRDAFVELVMRPGAKSFENLKALRKEDKKAFRKISDTMREDGGFVEAGENDNLIVQKLEANPDAFGIFGYSFLEENQDKIKGAAVEGVKPDFDAIASGEYKVSRPLFIYAKKQHVGVIPGMQEFMDEYVSENAMGEDGYLPAKGLIPLPEEELSKVRDAVKNGTGLSM; from the coding sequence ATGCTCAAACGCACCCTTCTTACGGCCACCGTTGCACTGGCGGCCATTGCAGCGGCAAGTGCTGCGCAGGCTCGCGACCAGATTCGCATTGTTGGCTCATCCACGGTGTATCCGTTCACCACCGCTGTCGCTGAACAGTTCGGCAAGTCGGCCGGCAAGACGCCGGTTGTGGAGTCTACCGGTACCGGCGGCGGCATGAAGCTGTTTTGTGCAGGCGTCGGTGCAGAACATCCCGATCTTTCCAACGCATCCCGTGCAATCAAGAAATCAGAATTTGAAATGTGCCAGAAGAACGGCGTCACCGACATTATCGAAATCAAGGTCGGTTTTGACGGCATTACATTCTCGCACTCAAAGGGTGCATCCGACGTAACGCTTTCCAAGCAGCAGATTTTCCTGGCCCTGGCCAAGGAAGTCCCGGGTGCGGACGGCAAGATGGTGCCCAACCCGAACAAGCTGTGGTCTGACATTGATGCATCGCTGCCGGCCAACAAGATCGAGGTCCTCGGCCCTCCACCAACGTCCGGTACCCGTGATGCTTTCGTTGAACTGGTCATGCGTCCGGGCGCAAAGAGCTTTGAAAACCTCAAGGCGCTGCGCAAGGAAGACAAAAAGGCATTCCGCAAGATCTCCGACACAATGCGTGAAGACGGTGGTTTTGTTGAAGCCGGCGAGAACGACAACCTGATCGTTCAGAAGCTGGAAGCCAATCCTGACGCGTTCGGCATCTTCGGTTACTCGTTCCTTGAAGAGAACCAGGACAAGATCAAGGGTGCCGCTGTCGAGGGCGTGAAGCCGGATTTCGACGCCATTGCATCCGGTGAATACAAGGTGTCGCGCCCATTGTTCATCTATGCCAAGAAACAGCACGTCGGCGTCATTCCCGGCATGCAGGAATTCATGGATGAGTATGTGTCCGAAAACGCAATGGGCGAAGATGGCTACCTGCCTGCCAAGGGTTTGATCCCGTTGCCGGAAGAAGAGCTTTCCAAGGTTCGCGATGCTGTCAAGAACGGCACCGGACTTTCCATGTAG
- a CDS encoding Hsp33 family molecular chaperone: MTEPSMLDITTVISVEDAVLPFDIKPLGVRGRVVRLGGILDDILGRHDYPMAASAVLAEAVALVAMFGAMLKFDGKFILQTSTDGPVSMLVADFVSPDQIRGYARVDTDALARLEATGGVTAQSVIGNGHLAMTVDQGEDMERYQGIVGLNNASLVDAAHDYFRQSEQIPTLLRLASGPLVGRAGQQDKWRAGAIMIQHLPEDGGISPMQVYSGDDPSGNGEPEVDEDDNWRKAKLLLETAEDHELIDPLLSSERVLYRLFHEDGVTVYPELKLKRYCSCSADRLKGILATMPDDDKAHMAEDGNIDVKCEFCSASYRFDADEILNAE, encoded by the coding sequence GTGACGGAACCTTCGATGCTGGACATAACAACCGTGATTTCGGTTGAGGACGCGGTACTGCCGTTTGACATCAAGCCGCTGGGCGTGCGCGGTCGGGTCGTGCGCCTTGGCGGCATTCTCGATGACATTCTGGGCCGCCATGATTACCCGATGGCCGCGTCCGCCGTGCTGGCGGAAGCTGTCGCACTGGTTGCCATGTTCGGCGCCATGCTCAAGTTCGACGGCAAGTTCATCCTGCAGACGTCAACCGACGGGCCGGTGTCTATGCTGGTGGCTGACTTCGTGTCGCCTGACCAGATCAGGGGCTATGCGCGTGTCGATACCGACGCGCTTGCCCGCCTGGAGGCAACCGGTGGCGTAACGGCGCAGTCCGTCATCGGAAACGGGCATCTTGCCATGACGGTTGACCAGGGTGAGGACATGGAACGCTACCAGGGCATTGTCGGGCTCAACAATGCCTCGCTGGTTGATGCGGCGCATGACTACTTCCGCCAGTCCGAACAAATCCCGACCCTGTTGCGTCTCGCGTCCGGTCCGCTGGTCGGCCGCGCCGGGCAGCAGGACAAATGGCGCGCCGGTGCCATCATGATCCAGCATCTGCCGGAAGACGGCGGCATCAGCCCCATGCAGGTCTATTCCGGTGATGATCCGTCAGGCAACGGCGAGCCTGAGGTCGATGAAGACGACAATTGGCGCAAGGCAAAACTGCTGCTGGAAACCGCGGAGGATCATGAGCTGATTGATCCGCTGCTGTCATCGGAACGCGTGCTGTACCGGTTGTTTCACGAAGACGGCGTCACGGTTTATCCGGAACTGAAACTCAAACGCTATTGTTCCTGTTCGGCAGACCGGCTGAAGGGCATTCTCGCCACCATGCCGGACGACGACAAGGCGCACATGGCCGAGGACGGCAACATCGACGTGAAGTGCGAATTCTGCTCGGCCAGCTACCGGTTTGACGCAGATGAGATCCTGAATGCGGAGTAA
- a CDS encoding GcrA family cell cycle regulator has product MSDEQLPGEPPQKLPWTDDRVEALKKMWAEGLSASQIAAKLAGGVTRNAVIGKVHRMGLSGRVTRARVSTPRTRKTREPSHPGRASSSSSTPRTAGNNALKPLASVKPEPILEPVPIHIADIPVGERVTILMLSDKTCRWPIGDPGSEEFCFCGKAPKEGAPYCAGHAALAYQPQRDRSRRTG; this is encoded by the coding sequence GTGAGCGATGAACAATTACCGGGTGAACCCCCACAAAAACTTCCCTGGACCGACGACCGGGTCGAGGCGCTGAAGAAGATGTGGGCCGAAGGCCTGAGCGCCAGCCAGATTGCAGCGAAGCTTGCAGGCGGTGTGACCCGTAATGCCGTGATCGGCAAGGTTCATCGCATGGGGCTGTCCGGACGCGTTACCCGGGCCCGGGTTTCCACACCGCGCACCCGCAAGACACGTGAACCGAGCCATCCAGGCCGGGCGAGTTCGTCAAGCAGTACACCGCGCACGGCAGGCAATAACGCACTGAAGCCACTGGCGTCGGTGAAACCCGAACCCATCCTCGAACCGGTACCGATCCATATTGCCGATATTCCGGTCGGTGAACGGGTCACCATCCTGATGCTGTCCGACAAAACCTGCCGCTGGCCGATCGGCGATCCCGGCAGTGAGGAATTCTGCTTCTGCGGCAAGGCACCAAAGGAAGGCGCACCTTACTGCGCCGGTCACGCAGCGCTTGCCTACCAGCCGCAGCGCGACAGAAGCCGCCGCACCGGCTGA
- the pstB gene encoding phosphate ABC transporter ATP-binding protein PstB, with amino-acid sequence MTPAEPLIMKQGTPKIVTRDVTVHYGEKQAIYPLDIAIPDRAVSAFIGPSGCGKSTFLRCINRMNDTIPICRVGGEITIDGNDIYDPDLDVVQLRARVGMVFQKPNPFPKSIMENVAYGPRIHGLAQSKTDLEEIVVNSLKRAGLFEEVKDRLDAPGTGLSGGQQQRLCIARAIAVNPDVILMDEPCSALDPIATARIEELIDELRQNYCIVIVTHSMQQAARVSQLTAFFHLGTLVEVGDTEAIFTNPQERRTQDYIMGRFG; translated from the coding sequence ATGACGCCGGCCGAGCCGCTGATCATGAAACAGGGCACTCCGAAAATCGTGACCAGGGATGTGACAGTCCACTATGGTGAAAAGCAGGCGATCTACCCGCTGGACATCGCCATTCCCGACCGTGCGGTGTCTGCCTTTATCGGCCCGTCAGGGTGCGGCAAGTCGACGTTCCTGCGCTGTATCAACCGCATGAACGACACCATCCCGATCTGCCGGGTTGGGGGTGAGATCACTATTGACGGCAATGACATATACGACCCCGACCTTGATGTCGTGCAGCTGCGAGCACGCGTCGGCATGGTGTTCCAGAAACCCAACCCGTTTCCGAAATCGATCATGGAAAATGTCGCCTATGGCCCGCGTATTCACGGCCTGGCCCAGTCCAAAACCGATCTTGAGGAGATCGTCGTCAATTCTTTGAAGCGCGCCGGTCTGTTCGAGGAAGTGAAAGATCGTCTCGATGCGCCGGGGACCGGGCTGTCCGGCGGCCAGCAGCAGCGGCTGTGCATTGCACGCGCCATCGCGGTCAATCCGGATGTCATTCTGATGGACGAGCCGTGCTCGGCACTGGATCCGATTGCCACAGCCCGTATCGAGGAGCTCATAGATGAGCTGCGGCAAAATTATTGTATCGTGATTGTGACTCACTCCATGCAGCAGGCGGCACGCGTGTCGCAGCTCACCGCCTTCTTCCATCTGGGAACGCTGGTGGAAGTGGGTGACACCGAAGCCATTTTCACCAACCCGCAAGAACGTCGCACCCAGGATTACATCATGGGCCGCTTCGGCTGA
- the phoB gene encoding phosphate regulon transcriptional regulator PhoB: protein MPASVLIVEDEESIQELLAYNFEAEGYTVRTLDGSEDVVRDVLNDTPDIIVLDWMLPNLSGIEICRSLRARSETREVPIIMLTARGEETERVRGLATGADDYVVKPFSVPELLARVKSLLRRSSPDAVADMLQAGDISLDRRTRRVQRSGRDIDLSPTEFKLLEHMMQTPGRVYTRSQLLDSVWGRDVYVDERTVDVHVGRLRKSISRAREVNPIRTVRGMGYSFDERFGAVKA, encoded by the coding sequence ATGCCTGCAAGTGTATTGATTGTCGAAGATGAAGAGTCGATCCAGGAGCTGCTCGCCTACAATTTTGAAGCCGAGGGCTACACCGTGCGTACTCTCGACGGCTCGGAGGACGTGGTGCGTGACGTGCTCAATGATACGCCTGATATAATTGTGCTGGACTGGATGCTGCCCAACCTGTCGGGCATTGAAATATGCCGGTCTCTCAGGGCGCGCTCTGAAACCCGCGAAGTGCCGATCATCATGTTGACGGCGCGCGGAGAGGAAACCGAGCGGGTGCGCGGCCTGGCCACCGGTGCCGACGACTATGTGGTCAAGCCGTTTTCGGTGCCGGAGCTTCTGGCGCGGGTCAAGTCACTATTGCGCCGCTCCAGCCCCGATGCTGTCGCCGACATGCTGCAGGCCGGCGATATCTCTCTCGACCGCCGCACCCGCCGGGTTCAGCGTTCCGGGCGTGACATAGACCTGTCGCCGACCGAGTTCAAACTGCTGGAACACATGATGCAGACGCCCGGGCGTGTCTACACCCGTTCGCAATTGCTCGATTCTGTGTGGGGCAGGGATGTCTATGTGGACGAGCGCACGGTGGATGTTCACGTCGGGCGCCTGCGCAAGTCCATCAGCCGGGCCCGGGAGGTTAACCCGATCCGCACCGTGCGCGGCATGGGATACTCGTTTGACGAGCGCTTCGGCGCAGTCAAGGCCTGA
- the pstA gene encoding phosphate ABC transporter permease PstA gives MANPVSAQPGKPMSQALDASRIKKRYRAEARFRWYGLAAIGFACAFLVLLLSDILLKGLPAFEANTVTLDVALDDSKIDADAINKGNFNSIVNSAIRAQFPGVKSRSDRRALPKLLSFDAADKVRREIIANPALIGTTQRLDLKLSDEADLFLQGMSTDEAALPVSGSLSVEEVGKDFRLTSSGDDFTGVLARVKQQLETRRARLSLDASKLERVRDRLAAETPVAEAAVAEAGTAATDTHPAKRRLAKLRADTSSVAAALERLKAQTDKLSASIENPSGAEILTSALPSYFVWLPERGVVKIAEVGSNYITGQAYMPVAATDAVAAGNWSLVEYSQPEADRRINDKEIIWLTSLRDAGMVNSGFNWPFFQRGDSREAEVAGVLGGMIGSALTLLVTLILSLPIGVAAAIYLEEFAPRNRITRLIEVNINNLAAVPSIVFGLLGLAVFLNFFGLPRSSAMVGGMVLALMTLPTIIIASRAALRAVPPSIREGALGVGASHQQAVFHHVLPLAMPGILTGTIIGMAQALGETAPLLMIGMVAFIVDVPTGFSDAATVLPVQIFLWSDLPEAAFQAKTAGAIMVLLGFLFLMNALAVFLRRQFERRW, from the coding sequence ATGGCCAATCCAGTTTCTGCACAGCCCGGAAAGCCGATGTCGCAAGCGCTCGATGCATCCCGCATCAAAAAACGCTATCGGGCGGAAGCCAGGTTTCGCTGGTACGGCCTAGCCGCGATTGGTTTTGCCTGCGCGTTTCTGGTCCTGTTGCTGAGTGACATTCTGCTGAAAGGCCTGCCGGCGTTCGAGGCCAATACGGTTACGCTTGATGTCGCCCTGGATGACAGCAAGATCGACGCCGATGCCATCAACAAGGGCAACTTCAACTCCATCGTCAACAGCGCCATCCGCGCCCAGTTCCCTGGTGTCAAGTCGCGCAGCGACCGACGCGCCTTGCCGAAACTCTTGTCATTTGATGCAGCCGACAAGGTACGCAGGGAGATCATCGCCAATCCGGCACTCATTGGTACGACACAGCGCCTTGACCTGAAGCTCTCCGACGAAGCGGACCTGTTCCTGCAGGGCATGAGCACTGATGAAGCCGCTCTTCCGGTGAGCGGCAGCCTCTCGGTGGAAGAGGTTGGCAAGGATTTCAGGCTGACTTCAAGTGGTGACGATTTTACCGGTGTCCTGGCCAGGGTGAAGCAACAGCTTGAAACCCGGCGGGCCAGATTGTCGCTGGACGCATCGAAACTGGAGCGGGTACGTGACCGGCTGGCGGCCGAAACTCCGGTTGCCGAAGCCGCCGTCGCTGAAGCAGGCACCGCGGCAACCGATACCCATCCGGCGAAACGGCGCCTGGCAAAGCTGCGGGCTGACACAAGCAGCGTGGCGGCCGCACTGGAGCGTCTGAAAGCGCAGACGGACAAGCTTTCTGCGAGCATAGAAAACCCGTCAGGCGCAGAAATACTGACATCTGCATTGCCGTCATACTTTGTCTGGTTACCTGAAAGAGGCGTGGTCAAGATTGCCGAAGTCGGCAGCAACTACATCACCGGCCAGGCTTACATGCCGGTCGCGGCAACCGACGCAGTTGCGGCTGGCAACTGGTCTCTGGTCGAGTATTCCCAGCCGGAAGCAGATCGCCGGATCAATGATAAGGAAATCATCTGGCTGACCAGTCTGCGGGATGCCGGGATGGTCAACAGCGGTTTCAACTGGCCGTTCTTCCAGCGTGGCGACAGTCGCGAAGCCGAAGTGGCAGGCGTGCTCGGCGGCATGATCGGGTCGGCTCTGACCCTGCTGGTTACCTTGATATTGTCCCTGCCGATCGGTGTCGCGGCGGCTATTTACCTGGAGGAGTTTGCACCCCGCAACCGTATTACCCGCCTGATCGAGGTGAACATCAACAACCTCGCGGCTGTACCGTCGATTGTCTTCGGTTTGCTGGGGCTTGCTGTTTTCCTGAATTTCTTCGGCCTGCCGAGGTCATCCGCGATGGTCGGCGGCATGGTGCTGGCGCTTATGACACTGCCGACAATCATCATTGCCTCGCGTGCTGCGCTGCGCGCGGTACCGCCATCGATACGCGAAGGTGCCCTCGGGGTCGGTGCGTCGCACCAGCAGGCGGTTTTCCATCATGTTCTGCCGCTGGCCATGCCGGGGATTCTGACCGGCACCATCATAGGGATGGCCCAGGCGCTCGGAGAGACGGCACCGCTGCTGATGATCGGCATGGTCGCCTTTATCGTGGATGTGCCGACCGGGTTCAGTGATGCCGCGACGGTTCTGCCGGTTCAGATATTTCTGTGGTCTGACCTGCCCGAGGCGGCATTCCAGGCCAAGACGGCCGGCGCGATCATGGTTCTGCTCGGTTTTCTGTTCCTGATGAATGCGCTTGCCGTTTTCCTGCGCAGGCAGTTTGAGCGCCGTTGGTAG